The following coding sequences are from one Calditerricola satsumensis window:
- a CDS encoding LysM peptidoglycan-binding domain-containing protein, producing MKLHIASGGETLTKIARLYRVDLPALCRANPQIGPAEALPPGTKVRVPVPRVAPVRRRVIRAAEPASAPAERPAADENRVGVEKSEPSHADGSDYAPLIHDGEAYAPSSAGPPTADAEPSSSTPAGSHAYPSPHGYGNGAAAFVPPTSPLPAYPLPMADPYGWYGWPWSPVTGWGGVYGSVSSSVPFPLPPQPLLHPLPSTLYHTPTLWEAYAEDSEDS from the coding sequence GCCAGCGGCGGGGAGACGCTGACGAAGATCGCCCGGCTGTACCGCGTCGACCTTCCGGCGCTGTGCCGGGCTAACCCCCAGATCGGTCCGGCCGAAGCCCTCCCCCCGGGTACAAAGGTGCGCGTGCCCGTGCCGCGCGTGGCCCCGGTGCGCCGGCGGGTGATCCGCGCGGCCGAACCGGCAAGTGCGCCGGCGGAAAGGCCTGCGGCCGACGAGAATCGCGTCGGGGTCGAAAAGTCGGAACCCTCTCATGCCGACGGGTCAGATTACGCCCCGCTGATTCATGACGGGGAGGCGTACGCGCCGTCGTCTGCGGGGCCCCCAACCGCGGATGCGGAGCCCTCCTCGTCGACGCCTGCGGGATCCCACGCGTATCCGAGTCCCCATGGCTACGGGAATGGGGCGGCGGCATTTGTTCCCCCGACGTCTCCCCTTCCGGCGTATCCGCTGCCCATGGCCGACCCCTACGGATGGTATGGCTGGCCGTGGTCACCCGTGACCGGTTGGGGCGGCGTTTACGGATCGGTGTCGTCGTCCGTGCCGTTTCCTTTGCCGCCGCAACCGCTTTTGCATCCGCTGCCGTCCACGCTCTACCATACGCCGACGTTGTGGGAGGCGTATGCGGAGGACAGCGAGGACAGCTGA